TACAGAAAAAGAAACATATACACAAGGGATACAAATAAGGAATTACTGTATGGGCAAGGATGAAGGATGGACCCGATCCTATCCTACTCAAACGAGTCTTAAGAGGAGTGGGCTAAAACATGGCTTCAGTATTAGTTTGTGCTCTCACTAATTTTTATTGAGCTCACTGTTTGTTTGGTTACTTAGCCACTTCATTGAGGACTGGGTGAAGATCGGTATGGAGGCCAAGAAGAAGGTCCAGAGAGAAAACAGGTTGTTGCCTTTTGACGACCAATGCACCGTGCTGGAAAAGGTACGATTGCTTAAAACATTTTAATTTCCTTTTGAGCAGAATAGTGGGCTAATTGTGCACCACTGGTTTCCCTCTACTTACGAACTATCCTTGGGGCACCTTTCATCTTTAGTACTACTAGTTAGTTAACTAACGTTCCATGGTAGACAGATAAACGCTCATCTTGCATTTCTGCATGGTGTGTGTGCAGGAGGCCGTCAATATTTCCCTTAGAAATTTGAAGTCGTACCCGTTCGTCAAGGACAGACTGAACAAGGGCACACTGAATTTGATTGGTGCCCGCTATGACTTTGTCCACGGAAGCTTCGAAACGTGGAATGCCTGAAGTCAAGTAGTGCAGAAATGGTTAGCTAGCTAGCCAGTCGCAAATATTTCGTCGAAAAAGGCTAGTTGCATGCATCGCTGTTGCTGGGTTTGCATTCCATGCAAGTCCTTTGGGTACCGCCAAGATAGATTTTTTTTTTGACAGCAATATGTTTTATTCCTCAAACAATAGCCATGTCATGTACAAGTAATTGAGAAATAAAAGTATAAAACCAGGGATAGAATCATCCCAAAAGCTAGAAGATGTAGTATGCAGTACGGACGGAAGGTATTGGATTTGGAGGATGGCGCCAAGGAGATAATGACCCATGTTTTTTCTAGTACCTGTCCCTACATATACAATCTTAATGTGAGATAtggcgtgtgtgtgtgtgttttgatgGGGTGAGATATGGCCTGTTTGGTTTGTATATAAGGAGGCTACCATTCTCTTTTTCCCCTCTCGATAAATTGCTTTAACATTCTGTGTCAGTTTATACGCTGATGACGCTATAATTGTTTGGTGGGGCGTCTGGTCTGCAAATGAGCTCAGCCAAATCATCTGTTGCAAATGAACTCAGCCAAATCATCTGTTGCACCCATCTGCTGTCAGAACATCAATTTACAAGCAGTTCTTAAGGAGGTTTTGGCAAATTAGTGGGCTTCCCGATCACCTTGGGCCGCCTGAAGAAAGAAGTTCGTGTTTGATCGCATCAGAGCGAAGCTTGCTGGCTGGAAGGGCAGACTGATGAACCAAGCAGGGCGTAGAGCAGTGGTGCGTTCTGTCCTATGCACGATCCCCAATTTCGCTCTCGCAGCAATTCAGGCGCCGGCGGGGTTCTACAGGGACGTGGACAAAGTTTGCAGGCGATTCCTTTGGGCACAGGAGGGCCACAGCTGACAGGTGGGAAGTGCAAAGTAAACTGGCCATCTGTATGCACTCCGGTGGAATACGGTGGGCCTCACGCTGGCATGGTTGCAGCACGCTAAACCCTGCATCTTGGAGCCCCAGAGACTCCTCTCTGGCCTTCTGGGACGACATTGTCTCTGCGACTACAGCGCTCAACTCCAAGGGGATTAGATCGCTAAATGGTCCTGATCGTGTGGACTCTGTGGCTAGAACGGAACAAGATAATTTTCGACGCCAAGATATCCCCGATGACGTGCATCGTGGGCACAGTTAGACCCCAGATGGACAACTGGAGACTGGCAGGAGCCAAGTGTTTGATGTCGCCCTTTCGGGATCCAACGTGAGGAGTCTCTCCATGAGGCAAAACCTCTATTTTTCCTCTCTCCCCTCGGGGAGCACATGTAAATTTTGCTACTCCCTTCAAGGATAGGATAtttattaaaaatactaaaaGGTTTACGCTAATTAACTCCATGCGCGCGTGTGTAATTGGCATGCAGATTTCGCGGCTAAATTAGAGGTGTCTCGCCCCTATAAGATTTGTTTCTCGGCCTCCCATTTCCTGCTGCGGGGCCTTCCCTGACTTCCCTCCATGCCCTCCGTTACAATCCCCCAATGCCGCCATCGCACCTCGCCGCCACCGCGGCACAATCTCCGGCCTCGTCGCGAGGTCGGCGTCCCCGCCATGGCGGCACGATGATATCCGCCTCCTGCTGTCGCGCCGcggccctcgccgccgccgcggccaccgCGTTCCTCACCTTCTCGCTGCCATTGTCCCCCAGCGTGTCCACCACAAGGCACACGGGAGAATTGTCCGCCGCGAGCTCGACGCCGCCGCCACATCCAACATTAGCTACGGTGTcacctccaccgccgtccccgccgcctccAAAACCAGCTACGTCCGCGGCGACGCCTCGAAAACGAGAGGTACGTACGGTGCCCGCATGCAGGTTGGGGATTGAAAGTAACGGTGTTGTCTATTTTCGTTCTGTGTCGTGGTGATCAGCCGTCGTATTGGAGGATGGCGCCGGAGGAGGCGCTGAGGTACGCCAAGAAGGAGATAATGGCCGCCGAgccggtcgccgccgccgaccccgaccTGTACGCGCCCCTCTTCAAGAACGTCTCCCAGTTCAAGAGGTACTACTAGCACAGACATGCTCAACATAAATCTCTACATTTTCTTACTACGTAATTCAGTGAGTGACTAAACGCATCATAATTTAATTGTAGCAAAAATGTGATCATCATCCAGGAGCTACCAACTGATGGAACGGATACTCAAAGTTTACATTTACCAGGACGGTCGGCGGCCCATCTTCCACACCCCTCCCCTCAGCGGCATCTACGCGTCCGAGGGCTGGTTCATGAAGCTCCTCAAGAAGAGCAGGCCGTTCGTCGTCGCCGACGCCGCCAAGGCGCACCTCTTCTACCTGCCCTACAGCTCGCAGAACCTCAGGCTCTCGCTCTACGTGCCGGACTCGCATAACCTGCGCCCACTGGCCGTCTACCTCAGAGATTTCGTCAAGGGCCTCGCCGCCAAGTACCCCTTCTGGAACCGCACCAGAGGCGCCGACCATTTCCTCGTCGCCTGCCACGATTGGGTAATCAAATCATCTGGATGACTCTAACATTTTCGTATCGCAGTACGATTTTACTGGAGTGGTTCTGAATTTGGTTGCAGGGACCTTACACGACCACGGCGCACCGCGACCTGTCCAGGAACAGCATCAAGGCGCTGTGCAACGCCGACAGCTCGGAGGGGATCTTCACGCCCGGGAAGGACGTGTCTCTCCCGGAGACGACCATCAGGACGCCCAAGCGGCCCCTCCGGTACGTCGGCGGGCTCCCCATCTCCCGGCGGCACATCCTCGCCTTCTTCGCGGGCAACGTGCACGGCAGGGTCAGGCCGGTCCTCCTCCAGCATTGGGGCAAGGGGCAGGACGAGGACATGAGGGTGTACGCTCTCCTCCCCGGTAGGGTCTCCAGGACGATGACCTACATCGACCACATGAAGAACAGCAGGTTCTGCCTGTGCCCCATGGGGTACGAGGTGAACAGCCCCAGGATCGTGGAGGCCCTGTACTACGAGTGCGTGCCGGTGATCATCGCCGACAACTTCGTGCTCCCCTTCAGCGACGTGCTCGACTGGAGCGCCTTCTCAGTGGTGGTCGCGGAGAAGGACATACCGGACCTCAAGAAGATACTCCAGGGGATCTCGCTCCGGAGGTACGTGGCCATGCACGACTGTGTCAAGCGGCTCCAAAGGCACTTCTTGTGGCACGCCAGGCCCCTCAGGTATGATCTCTTCCACATGATTCTGCACTCCATTTGGCTCAGCAGAGTGAACCATGTTCAACTTGACAACTGAAAAAAGATCATGTCCATGTATTTGTATGGCACTGAGATTTTACATGTAAGATGGCGGTTttgaatgaaaaagaaaaatgtGTACATTCAAGTTGTAAGCCTCTGTCACCATTGAGTGCACAGTGACTACTGACAAGTACTCcttctgtaaactaatataagagtctaaacgctcttatattagtttacaagGCAGTACTCGAGTAGTACAAGTGGAGTAGCACTATGACTATTCTACTTGACATTGAAAAACTTAATTCGAGCACTACATGAACCTCTTTACAAGGGATTTTCTGACGAGTCAGAGGTCAGGACCGAGAACAACGTACGGTATCAGTCGATCGTATGATTTGTGACAATATAAATGCAAAATTTACATGAAGAACGCCGGCAGTTACTCCACAGTCCACATCCCCaaagggagagggaaagggatgAACCGTATCTATCATAATTAGACCATGCTGAAGAGATTAGCCGTGGAGATGAGCGAGCTTGCGGCGAGCGCTATGAAGGCAAGGAAGGACAGCCACACCGAGCTGGTGATCTTCCTGTTGAAGGCGTCCTGACTGAACCTCGACACCCACAGATCGTTGCGCGACGCGGCAGCCGACGACGCGGACATGAGGAGATACGCCAGGACCTGCAGCAGAGCCAGGAAGACGATGATGAGGCAAGAAATGGCAGAGCAACTCGATTGTTGGGTGTGAACGTTTCGCTTGCCTGATCAAGGAACAGGCTGAAGTAGTAGCTTGACATGCTCCTGTAAATAAACCTCGCCGCGACCAGACGGCGGATCTCACCCAGCGATTGCGCGATTGAGTAGGCGCAGACGATCACGTTCACCGCCAGGGCGTACCTGACATGCCATGCAATTGGGAGGTTACTTTTCCTCCCAAGAAGATGAGGAAGCCAAGAACTCTGCTGGCAAAAGCCACGATCATGAATGGAAAACGTTTGAAGACGGCGCGCCGGCCGAAGCTTCGCCGCGTAGCTCGCTTTAGTTTTCCACCGCCTACCTCTTCATCTTATCTCTTCAGAACACACTACAGCCATTCGTTCCCCTCAAGTCTCTCTTCCCAATCCCAATCTCCTCAGTCATGGCATGACCATCCCCCGGCGAGCAGCTCCTTCCATGGTGCTCGTACGGCTCCTACCTCTCCACGGCTGTGATGCTCGTCGCCTTGTCTGCCTCCGTCGGCAGCTGGACACGCGCCCTCTCCATAGCCGTCGCAGCCAGGTGCTTCGGTCGCCATGGCCAAGCTGCACCCGACGGCGGCGAGTTTGTGCTGGAACCGAGGGGCTTTGCTGGAACCGATATTTTTTTGGCTGGATCCACCATTTTGTTTTGCTACAACCCCTTTGTTTTTTGCTACATCCTCATTCGTTTTTTATGAACATCTTCGTTTTTTGCTGGAACTGGTGCCCCTGTCTGCTGCAACCAGCTGGTGTATGTGCTACAAGGTCGGTGCCTCGCCGGGGAAGCTACATCGAGCAGCAAGGAGTGTTGTATCCAACGCCGTTCGAACATCGGGAGCTGCAATCGTGCACGCCGGAGCTGCAACCGGCTGCTGGGGGAGCTGCAAGAGAGGGTGGCAATTTTTTGCTGATGCATTTTTTGCTGAACCAATTTTttgtttttgctggaaccggtgtatttttttgctggaaccaagATAATTTTTTGCTTCATCGGTTGCAGAGCTCTCAAATGCTCATGTCGTTTTTGTTGGCACCTAAGTTTGTTTTTGCTAGAAGCATTTTTTGATTTTGCTTCAACCGACCACCGGACTTCGACCTGGGGTGAAGTTTTTTGCTGAAAGATTTTTGTTGCTTCCAGATTTTTTGCTGCTTGCACTCGAACCCGGCGAGCTGGAGACGCAGAGATGATGCAGCCAGCCACCCTGACTGCTAGCACATGCATCATCAGAAGTTTGGATCCAGCAAATTATTTTGCTACCACcataattttttactggaaacaACTTCAAATTTTGCTTCCACCATGTTCTGTTTTAGCTGGATCCAGCTTTTCTTTTTGCTTCCACCATGACGGCGGCCGGCGGAAACAACTGCGGCCGGCGGTGACGACGACGaccggcggggagggcggctacAGGCGAGCGCACCGGGGCGGTACTTTCAGGCTGGGCGCATCGCTCATCCATGGCAGCGCGTTGGAAGTTTTTTTTTTTAAGAAAGAAGACGCCTGGTGAAAGAAAAGGAGAGAATCGTACGGCTATGGGTTGTTTAATCGGACGCTGCTGGTACGACCGGCCCAAAGTTGGGCCGGCGCACCGGTGCCTAGTAGTGGCCATCATGAATTCAGGTTCAGGGACTGCGGTGGTGCTGGAGTGCTTGCTGAGCAATTGCCCCGCCTCGCTTATTTGGGTGTTGTTCTGAACCTATACCAGGGATGCCAAGAGTAATTGGCACGTTCTGTTTTTTTTTCATCAACAAATACAATCCAAGGTGAATTCTGAATTCGAATAGAGGAATGTAGGATGCTACTGTTTTATCGTGGTGATGTATCGAACAAATTAACCAGAAATTAAAGGGGCCAGATACTTACTCCAAGGTAACTGCTTCGTTAATTAAAAAGAAGAGCAAAGAAGTCATTCTAACCGTCAAAACCCGGCCGGACATATCCGAACTAAATGCAGGGGGGAAAGAATCATGTACTGTAAGCAGGTGATCACTGACCTGTACTGATCGTAGCGATCGAAGTGATCGCCGTCCCAGCCGGACGTCCGGGCGCTGGCCATCACCGCGAAGGACGCCAAGCTGAGCACCGCCGTGGCCAGCCGCAGCGCCACCGACAGTGGCCTCCTCTCCCCGACCGCGGCCACCGCCGCCACGTCGCGAGGCACCGTGTTGGGCCCGCCTCCGTTCTCTGCTGCCGCCATCGTAGTGGCGCGATGGCGGTCGATTCGGGGCTTGCCGAgttgcagcggcgacgtgacggCTTCCTCGACAGGGTCGAACTGCACCGCGATCCCCGTGGCCGGCGGCTTCCATGCCTCCGTGCGCTTCGGCGTGCTCTGGGCGCTCTTGTTGTTGGTTGTGATTGTGGGACCCAGGGTTAGAGGCGATGGCGGCGTCAGCGACGAAGAGGGCGATGGCGAGGGAGACTTGGCGACGGACCCTTCCGACGGCGTCCGGACGAGGCCGGGCGCAAGGCGGAGCTGCGGGCGGCGGCCCGGCACCGGCGCATGCCCGGCGGAGGCACCGTCGTCGCCGTTGCCGGTGGGGGAGTTGGGCGGCAGCAGGCGGTGCGGCGAGGGGAGGCGCACGGGCGAGAGGGCCGGGCTCTTGCTGGCCGCTCTCCCGTTGCCGTTGGTTTCTTGCGGCCACGGTGGCGTTTCTTCGCGCGCCTCGTCCAGCGAGGGCGTCGGCGTGTGGTAGTCCTCGCCGGGCGTGGAAGGCGACGAATCCGGCCGAGGCGGCGTGTCGGGCAGCGGAACGGGCGGCGGAGGCCTCAGTGGCGGCGGGGCACGGGGGGTCTCAGCCATGTGTGACCGGTGCGCGCGGGCCGTGGCAAAAGGAGGCGCGGGTCGATGGAAGGATGGGCTCCCGTGTTAAGTATCGGATCGGACGTTACGTGTTGCCCTCTCGATCGGTTTAGTATATTTGCTTTGCTTCCTTCCCTCCTCCTTCTCCCACTTCTttccttttgttttctttttccgACCTGTCCGTTGCCTTTTCCTGTTTTGCAGCACCGGTTCCCCCTTTTTCTCCTCAAATTTCGTTCAATTCCGTATCTAATTAGCCTCAGGTAGTATTAAATTATTTTTTTAGCGAATCTCTATTTTTAATGGAGCAATTCCTTGTAGTTTAGTTTCGCTTCGTTTGGTCTGTCCCTTCGATCGATATGGCCATACCCCGCGATCTCCCTCCCACGGATTTTCTTCCTCCGAAAACCACCATCGGTTTTTATTCATCACCAGATCCACACGTCCCATGCCTAGAAAAACTGACCCTTTCATATAAGACACCAATCAAATCATATCGAACCATCCATATAAAACCTTCCATACAAAACATATCGCATACCAACCCTTCCATCCTTCCATCGAGTCCAAAAAAGCTTTCATAAACAAGAACAATCAAATCGCATCGTAATCAATCTTTTCGCTCTTTCCATGTCACACCTCCGATGCTCAAACATGAACCGATGAATCATGCTCTTTCCATAATCTGCGATGCCCAAAAAAAGCTTCTCTCGATCCACCCCCTATCGATGGAACCCCCAGCCTCCTCATCTCCAACGATCGCCAAACCCTAGACACACGCCTATTGTCGTGGACTTAACATAGCAGATGTCCTAGTAAAatgacttaggtgtggagccatcgcaactaggttagcttgaaggggttaaacaggacaaaggacacatAGAGTTTTACCgaggttcggcccctctcaacgaggtaaaagcctactcctgctttgggttgtattgcttgggtttcgattatcagggagcgaatacgcttgacctagttctcgatgaGTTGTTTCTTGACCTATCCCGCTGCCGGGTctcacctttatatacacaggttgaggcaaggcggcttacagagtcccggtcGGCTCATACATCGTAACCGGCTCGGTTTGTAACTAATCATTATCTTACGGTACAAGTTATCACATGGAGGCTCACGGGCCCTTGTTCTGGGCCTTATCCAGGCTTGCCTCCGCGAGTCGCCATCTTCACGCCTTGGGCTTCCATGGAGTTCTTCATAATGAACTATCAAGggcatgacccggcccctcctgggcgggtcatatctaggggttatatccccaacacctaTCATAAAAAAAACTAGCCGCAGCACGTCTGCCCCCTCCCCTTTCGTCTCTCTTTGCGGTTGTTCTGGATGGAGCATGAGGGAAGTGACGAGGGACAGCAGGATGCACGCTGCATCAAGACATGTCCGCCGCCGTCCTCTCTGCACTCTGACGCCGGCCTCTCTACACTCCGCACCCCAGTCCCCACCTCCTCCGGTCCTCCCCTACTGTCGCTCCTCCGCGATGGCACCATCCCTCCAGGTGTTGTTGGCCCAGGCATGCCGCCTTCTCTCCATGCGCCGCCAACACCAAGCACACCGCCTTCCCCTCAATGTCTCCACGCGCCAGGGCTGGGCTCGCCGTTAGCGAAAAACTTGATGtgtatgtgatacgtctccaacatatctataattttctattgttccatgctattatattatctgttttggatattttatatgcattaatatgctattttatatgatttttgggattaacctattaacctagagcccagtgtcagttcttgtttttccttgtttagaagaaaaggaataccaacggagtccaaacggaataaaactttcacgatgatttttcttggaccagaagacgcccagaagacttggagtgcaagtcagaagagtcactaggcggccacaagggtggagggcgcgcccccaaccttgtgggcccctcggtgacccctgacctagatcttcctcctatatattctcaaatatcccaaaaacttccaggggagccacgaaaccacttttccaccgccgcaaccttctgtacccgtgagatcccatctaggggccttttccggcgtcctgccggagggggatttgatcacagatggcttctacatcaacaccattgcctctctaATGAAGCGTGactagtttaccacagacctacgggtccatagctagtagctagatggctttctctctctctctctctctctctctctctctctctttgattttcaatacaaagttctccttgatgttcttggagatctattcaatgtaatactcttttgcggtgtgtttgccgagatccgatgaattgtggattatgatcagcttatctatgaatattatttgaatcttctctgaattcttatatgcatgatttaatatctttgcaagtctcttcgaactatcgatttggtttggccaactagattggtttttcttgcaatgggagaagtgcttagctttgggttcaatcttgctgtgctcgatcctagtgacagaaggggaaacgacacgtattgtattgttgccatcgaggataacaagatggggttttcatcatattgcttgagtttatcccgctacatcatgtcatcttacttaatgcgttactctgttcttatgaacttaatactctagatgcaggcaggagtcggacgatgtgtggagtaatagtagtagatgcagaatcgtttcggtctacttgatacggacatgatgcctatattcatgatcattgccttagacatcgtcataactttgctcttttctatcaattgcttggcagtaatttgttcacccgccgtaataatttctatcttgagagaagtctctagtgaaacctatgccccccgggtctattttccatcatataagtttccaatctacaatttcagtttcctatttaatttctttgcaatcttttactttctgttccataaaccaaaaataccaaaaatattactttaccatttatccatctttatcagatctcacgttgcaaataaccatgaagggattgaccaccctttatcgcgttgggtacaacctggtgtttgtttgtgcaggtattcggtggcttgcgcgttgtctcctactggattgataccttggttctcaaaagctgagggaaatacttactctactttgctgcatcaccctttcctattcaagggaaaaactgttggggaacgtagtaatttcaaaaaaaaaatcctacgcacacgcaagatcatggtgatgcatagcaacgagaggggagagtgttgtccacgtaccctcgtagaccgaaagcggaagcgttagcacaacgcggttgatgtagtcgtacgccttcacgatccgatcgatccaagtaccgaacgcacggcacctccgagttcagcacacgttcaactcggtgacgtcccacgaactcacgatccagcagagcttcaagggagagttctgtcagcacgacggcgtgatgacggtgatgatgatgctaccgacgcagggcttcgcctaagcaccgctacaatatgaccgaggtggattatgatggaggggggcaccgcacacggctaaaagatcaactgatcaacttgtgtgtctatggggtgcccccctcctccgtatataaaggagtggaggagggggaggggacggccctcctaggcgcgccccaaggggagtcctactcccaccgggagtagcactccaac
The Aegilops tauschii subsp. strangulata cultivar AL8/78 chromosome 3, Aet v6.0, whole genome shotgun sequence genome window above contains:
- the LOC109751803 gene encoding probable glycosyltransferase At5g03795 — protein: MERILKVYIYQDGRRPIFHTPPLSGIYASEGWFMKLLKKSRPFVVADAAKAHLFYLPYSSQNLRLSLYVPDSHNLRPLAVYLRDFVKGLAAKYPFWNRTRGADHFLVACHDWVIKSSG
- the LOC141020875 gene encoding uncharacterized protein, with amino-acid sequence MVHSAEPNGVQNHVEEIIPEGPGVPQEVPLEPLDTIPWSIFLRSGMSFSATTTEKALQSSTSLKGSTKLSAMITGTHS
- the LOC109751804 gene encoding CASP-like protein 4U1, with the translated sequence MAETPRAPPPLRPPPPVPLPDTPPRPDSSPSTPGEDYHTPTPSLDEAREETPPWPQETNGNGRAASKSPALSPVRLPSPHRLLPPNSPTGNGDDGASAGHAPVPGRRPQLRLAPGLVRTPSEGSVAKSPSPSPSSSLTPPSPLTLGPTITTNNKSAQSTPKRTEAWKPPATGIAVQFDPVEEAVTSPLQLGKPRIDRHRATTMAAAENGGGPNTVPRDVAAVAAVGERRPLSVALRLATAVLSLASFAVMASARTSGWDGDHFDRYDQYRYALAVNVIVCAYSIAQSLGEIRRLVAARFIYRSMSSYYFSLFLDQVLAYLLMSASSAAASRNDLWVSRFSQDAFNRKITSSVWLSFLAFIALAASSLISTANLFSMV